The Aureispira anguillae genome contains a region encoding:
- a CDS encoding metallopeptidase domain-containing protein: MLGLLQRIGISFFLFLGWLSFIQAQQLPKTPYAPYGGVFTPKGTLRVLFVFVTYKDKSSSNPNFENKNYPLPDWNYTSNNKLPDFVDKETGNCPQYIFNKVADFEKYMDEVPNNFSKEFALMSNGQFKLIGDVFKDANGKPTVVEIDPTGGYSWSHLNGRAVEAMQKINPNVDLSRFDQRKNLPNFKFDNSDTSLHKPDGILDFVVFVHRYNKNWKEAPKPGMRGWTGSGGGFAATGVLAKNRINGYRIAEGFTMTYRSGVFVHEVAHVLFNAPHIMGVNNVVGDYFYLLSAGWGIMSPISMFRGFNAWERWYTGFSDLVADVKTAEDLKANNVFVLRDFFTTGDAMRIQIPFSGGQYLWLENHAKLHPMDEHPWKGSVVGVGDTVAGSAKGIYAYVEAIESSRNVIFSPLSSRANGIKVLHAGGNYDYHLYEELPDLRNNWGNVMKSFKRMQENPISGINNLYRFPYDKNKDGIIKIDPNYNSSRTEWFVPIFREEVQPDSFVNIYGCYGVYNAQKCQNYSRPVAFRAGDYLDMSSNPMPLNYPKYNLKEKKLAPYKLNGLALKFSKIEHTNDMKVEVRFGQTSLCQDRRWTGNIQLPNITGDDQADLEVAPCITLTLDKSGTTNTHVQTEAGDFVHPTVFTVKSGATLHLKQRAKLIVKANSKLIVEEGAKIRLDKKARIIIKPSAEFIFKKGAIEKHNRAKVIRERKS; encoded by the coding sequence GGAGTTTTTACTCCAAAGGGGACTTTGAGAGTATTGTTTGTGTTTGTCACCTATAAAGACAAAAGTTCATCTAATCCTAATTTTGAGAATAAAAACTACCCACTTCCCGATTGGAATTATACCTCCAATAATAAACTGCCTGACTTTGTGGACAAAGAAACAGGAAACTGTCCTCAATATATATTTAATAAGGTAGCAGACTTTGAAAAGTATATGGATGAAGTACCCAATAATTTTTCTAAGGAATTTGCTTTAATGTCCAATGGTCAATTTAAGTTAATCGGAGACGTTTTTAAAGATGCCAACGGAAAACCAACAGTAGTCGAAATTGACCCAACAGGGGGATATTCTTGGTCTCACCTTAATGGGCGAGCAGTTGAAGCCATGCAGAAAATTAATCCTAATGTTGATTTATCTCGTTTTGATCAACGCAAGAATTTACCCAATTTTAAATTTGATAATTCAGATACCAGTCTACATAAGCCAGATGGCATACTTGATTTTGTGGTGTTTGTGCATCGTTATAACAAAAACTGGAAAGAAGCACCCAAGCCAGGAATGAGGGGTTGGACAGGATCAGGAGGAGGTTTTGCAGCAACGGGAGTATTAGCCAAAAATAGAATTAATGGTTATCGAATAGCGGAAGGGTTTACCATGACCTACCGCTCTGGTGTTTTTGTACATGAGGTTGCCCATGTTTTATTTAATGCCCCTCATATTATGGGCGTTAATAATGTGGTTGGAGATTACTTTTATTTGTTGAGTGCAGGCTGGGGAATTATGTCTCCTATTAGCATGTTCCGAGGTTTTAATGCTTGGGAGCGTTGGTATACTGGTTTTTCGGACTTGGTAGCAGATGTAAAAACAGCAGAAGATCTAAAGGCGAATAATGTCTTTGTATTGCGTGATTTTTTTACAACGGGAGATGCTATGCGCATTCAAATTCCCTTTTCGGGAGGACAATATTTATGGTTAGAAAACCACGCTAAACTTCATCCCATGGATGAGCATCCTTGGAAAGGGAGTGTTGTAGGAGTTGGGGATACGGTTGCAGGATCAGCCAAAGGTATTTATGCCTATGTAGAAGCAATAGAAAGCAGCAGAAATGTGATTTTTTCCCCTCTATCTAGCCGTGCCAATGGTATAAAGGTATTGCATGCAGGTGGAAATTATGATTATCACTTGTATGAGGAGCTTCCCGATCTTAGGAACAATTGGGGCAATGTAATGAAAAGCTTTAAGAGAATGCAAGAAAACCCAATTTCGGGTATCAACAATCTATATCGATTTCCTTATGATAAAAACAAGGATGGCATCATCAAAATAGACCCTAATTATAACTCTAGTAGAACGGAGTGGTTTGTGCCTATTTTTCGGGAGGAAGTACAGCCTGATTCATTTGTAAATATTTATGGTTGTTATGGTGTTTATAATGCCCAAAAATGCCAAAATTATAGCCGCCCTGTTGCTTTTAGAGCAGGCGATTATTTAGATATGAGTTCTAATCCCATGCCGCTGAATTATCCAAAGTATAATCTAAAAGAAAAAAAGTTAGCTCCCTATAAGTTGAATGGCTTGGCACTTAAGTTTTCTAAAATAGAACATACAAATGATATGAAGGTTGAAGTTCGTTTTGGGCAAACTAGTTTGTGTCAGGATAGGCGATGGACTGGAAATATTCAGTTGCCTAATATAACAGGAGATGACCAAGCAGACTTGGAAGTTGCTCCATGTATAACACTAACCTTAGATAAAAGTGGAACAACCAATACACATGTCCAAACAGAGGCAGGAGATTTTGTGCACCCTACCGTTTTTACCGTAAAAAGTGGGGCTACCTTGCACTTAAAACAACGGGCTAAGTTGATTGTTAAAGCCAATTCAAAACTAATTGTAGAGGAAGGAGCAAAAATACGTTTGGATAAAAAAGCACGAATTATCATCAAACCTAGTGCCGAATTTATTTTTAAGAAAGGGGCGATTGAAAAACATAATCGTGCAAAGGTCATTAGAGAGAGGAAAAGTTAA